The Rhinoraja longicauda isolate Sanriku21f chromosome 19, sRhiLon1.1, whole genome shotgun sequence genome includes a window with the following:
- the LOC144603176 gene encoding zinc-binding protein A33-like: protein MYKGKLKASLDAATRRKLTVLRMKSEQQQKISHVREQSCSLHAHISFEFARMHRVLSEREQRLSNELQDAEERILAQMQENLQRMQDTLDSVERFLRQLQTRMEQPDIVALIKEESIWNKRFADKHDTLDVVDLELPLGVFRGPLQYMAWREMVEAISPVPAPLTLNPDTANPWLQLSEDLCSVWMGAERQTLPESRWRFDRCAGVLAAQGFASGCHYWEVEVGAKTEWDLGVVRRSCQRKGRLERQPRDGYWRMSLRSGGGYQVVTEPPTRLALDRRPLSVGVYLDHEGGQVSFYDAGSMAHLYTFTHAFSETLYPYFCPCLTDGGKNAEPMKICRVTSHNLPVMLPAHSDTSSTITTTHHPHPS, encoded by the exons ATGTACAAG GGCAAGCTGAAGGCATCCTTGGACGCTGCCACCAGGCGGAAGCTCACCGTACTGCGCATGAAGTCCGAGCAGCAACAGAAGATTTCCCACGTGCGG GAGCAGTCATGCAGCCTGCATGCCCACATCAGCTTCGAGTTTGCGCGCATGCACCGGGTGCTGAGCGAGAGGGAGCAACGCTTGAGCAATGAGCTGCAGGATGCAGAGGAGCGGATCCTGGCCCAGATGCAGGAGAACCTGCAGCGCATGCAGGACACGCTGGATTCCGTGGAgcgcttcctgcggcagctgcagACGCGCATGGAGCAGCCGGACATCGTGGCTCTGATCAAG GAAGAAAGTATTTGGAACAAGAG ATTCGCGGACAAACACGACACCCTGGACGTGGTGGACCTGGAGCTGCCGCTGGGAGTGTTCAGGGGCCCTCTGCAGTACATGGCCTGGCGGGAGATGGTGGAAGCCATCAGTCCTG TGCCAGCCCCGCTGACGTTGAATCCCGACACGGCTAACCCGTGGCTGCAGCTGTCCGAGGATCTGTGCAGCGTGTGGATGGGGGCCGAGCGCCAGACTCTCCCCGAGTCCCGGTGGCGGTTTGACCGGTGCGCCGGGGTGCTGGCGGCCCAGGGCTTCGCGTCCGGCTGCcactactgggaggtggaggtgggcgcCAAGACGGAGTGGGACCTGGGCGTGGTGCGGCGGTCCTGCCAGCGCAAGGGCAGGCTGGAGCGCCAGCCCCGGGACGGCTACTGGCGGATGAGCCTGCGGAGCGGCGGGGGGTACCAGGTGGTGACCGAACCCCCCACCCGCCTGGCCCTGGATCGCCGGCCGCTGAGCGTCGGCGTGTACCTGGACCACGAGGGAGGCCAGGTGTCCTTCTACGACGCAGGCAGCATGGCGCACCTGTACACCTTCACCCACGCCTTCTCCGAGACCCTGTACCCCTACTTCTGCCCCTGCCTCACCGACGGAGGCAAGAACGCCGAGCCCATGAAGATCTGCCGCGTCACCAGCCACAACCTGCCCGTGATGTTACCCGCACACTCCGACACCTcatccaccatcaccaccacccatcaccctcacccctcctaA